Proteins encoded by one window of Dioscorea cayenensis subsp. rotundata cultivar TDr96_F1 chromosome 20, TDr96_F1_v2_PseudoChromosome.rev07_lg8_w22 25.fasta, whole genome shotgun sequence:
- the LOC120251101 gene encoding elongation factor G, mitochondrial-like isoform X1 encodes MARSSATRRLLSSIRSKTNTVSLLIFDGGAMPPSAGGRRAMSTAARAKEDNEAWWKESLERMRNIGISAHIDSGKTTLTERVLFYTGRIHEIHEVRGRDGVGAKMDSMDLEREKGITIQSAATYCTWNGYQINIIDTPGHVDFTIEVERALRVLDGAILVLCSVGGVQSQSITVDRQMRRYEVPRLAFINKLDRMGADPWKVLNQARSKLRHHSAAVQIPIGLEEEFQGLVDLVELKSYYFHGANGENVVASDIPSNLEASAVEKRRELIEVVSEVDDQLAEIFLNDEPMSPRDLKMAIRRATIARKFVPVLYGKRIQKQDVLYMLTAYNLSLQGVQPLLDGVLDYLPCPTEVENHALDQNNSEERVLLSGTPAGSLVALAFKLEEGRFGQLTYLRIYEGVIKKGEYIVNINTGKKIKVPRLVRMHSNEMEDIQEAYAGQIVAVFGVDCASGDTFTNGSVRYTMTSMNVPEPVMSLAVSPVSKDSGGQFSKALNRFTKEDPTFRVGLDAESGQVCYV; translated from the exons ATGGCGAGGTCCTCCGCCACCCGCCGCCTGCTCTCCTCCATCCGCTCCAAAACCAACACCGTCTCGCTGCTCATCTTCGATGGAGGAGCTATGCCTCCCAGTGCTGGTGGACGTAGGGCGATGTCTACTGCGGCGAGAGCCAAGGAGGACAACGAGGCTTGGTGGAAGGAGTCGCTGGAGAGGATGCGGAACATCGGCATCTCGGCTCACATCGACTCTGGGAAGACCACTCTCACCGAGCGCGTCCTCTTCTACACCGGCCGGATCCATGAGATTCATGAGGTCCGGGGGAGGGACGGTGTTGGAGCTAAGATGGATTCCATGGACCTTGAGCGGGAGAAGGGCATTACTATTCAGTCCGCCGCCACGTACTGTACCTGGAATGGATACCAG ATTAATATAATCGATACTCCTGGCCACGTGGATTTCACTATTGAAGTAGAAAGAGCTCTCCGTGTTCTTGATGGCGCCATTCTTGTTCTTTGTAGTGTTGGAGGTGTACAGAGTCAATCAATTACTGTTGATCGCCAAATGAGAAGATATGAAGTACCAAGGCTGGCATTTATAAATAAGTTAGATCGAATGGGAGCTGATCCATGGAAGGTTCTTAATCAg gcaAGATCAAAGCTTCGGCATCATAGTGCAGCAGTTCAAATTCCAATTGGTTTGGAAGAGGAATTTCAAGGCCTTGTAGATCTTGTAGAGTTGAAATCTTATTATTTTCATGGTGCAAATGG GGAGAATGTAGTTGCATCTGATATTCCCTCAAATTTAGAGGCATCAGCTGTGGAAAAAAGACGTGAACTGATTGAAGTTGTCTCTGAAGTGGATGATCAACTGgctgaaatttttttgaatgatgaaCCTATGTCACCCAGAGACCTTAAG ATGGCAATCCGTAGGGCGACAATAGCACGTAAATTTGTTCCAGTTTTATATGGGAAGCGCATTCAAAAACAAG ATGTCCTTTACATGCTCACTGCTTACAATTTGAGTCTTCAGGGCGTACAACCACTCCTTGATGGAGTTCTAGACTATTTACCCTGCCCTACTGAAGTTGAAAACCATGCCCTTGATCAAAACAACTCTGAAGAGAGG GTTTTGTTATCTGGAACACCAGCTGGATCACTTGTTGCTTTAGCTTTCAAATTGGAAGAAGGCCGCTTTGGTCAATTGACGTATCTTAG AATCTATGAAGGTGTCATTAAGAAGGGTGAATACATTGTCAACATTAATACTGGGAAGAAAATTAAG GTCCCTCGTTTAGTTCGGATGCATTCCAATGAGATGGAG GACATTCAAGAAGCTTATGCTGGGCAGATTGTTGCTGTTTTTGGTGTAGACTGTGCATCCG GTGATACCTTCACTAATGGCTCAGTTAGATACACCATGACATCCATGAATGTTCCAGAACCAGTAATGTCACTGGCGGTTTCACCTGTATCTAAAGATTCTGGGGGACAA TTTTCAAAGGCTTTGAATCGGTTCACCAAGGAGGATCCAACCTTCCGTGTTGGTTTGGATGCTGAGAGTGGGCAGGTTTGCTATGTGTGA
- the LOC120251101 gene encoding elongation factor G, mitochondrial-like isoform X2, which yields MARSSATRRLLSSIRSKTNTVSLLIFDGGAMPPSAGGRRAMSTAARAKEDNEAWWKESLERMRNIGISAHIDSGKTTLTERVLFYTGRIHEIHEVRGRDGVGAKMDSMDLEREKGITIQSAATYCTWNGYQINIIDTPGHVDFTIEVERALRVLDGAILVLCSVGGVQSQSITVDRQMRRYEVPRLAFINKLDRMGADPWKVLNQARSKLRHHSAAVQIPIGLEEEFQGLVDLVELKSYYFHGANGENVVASDIPSNLEASAVEKRRELIEVVSEVDDQLAEIFLNDEPMSPRDLKMAIRRATIARKFVPVLYGKRIQKQDVLYMLTAYNLSLQGVQPLLDGVLDYLPCPTEVENHALDQNNSEERVLLSGTPAGSLVALAFKLEEGRFGQLTYLRIYEGVIKKGEYIVNINTGKKIKVPRLVRMHSNEMEDIQEAYAGQIVAVFGVDCASGDTFTNGSVRYTMTSMNVPEPVMSLAVSPVSKDSGGQVNLS from the exons ATGGCGAGGTCCTCCGCCACCCGCCGCCTGCTCTCCTCCATCCGCTCCAAAACCAACACCGTCTCGCTGCTCATCTTCGATGGAGGAGCTATGCCTCCCAGTGCTGGTGGACGTAGGGCGATGTCTACTGCGGCGAGAGCCAAGGAGGACAACGAGGCTTGGTGGAAGGAGTCGCTGGAGAGGATGCGGAACATCGGCATCTCGGCTCACATCGACTCTGGGAAGACCACTCTCACCGAGCGCGTCCTCTTCTACACCGGCCGGATCCATGAGATTCATGAGGTCCGGGGGAGGGACGGTGTTGGAGCTAAGATGGATTCCATGGACCTTGAGCGGGAGAAGGGCATTACTATTCAGTCCGCCGCCACGTACTGTACCTGGAATGGATACCAG ATTAATATAATCGATACTCCTGGCCACGTGGATTTCACTATTGAAGTAGAAAGAGCTCTCCGTGTTCTTGATGGCGCCATTCTTGTTCTTTGTAGTGTTGGAGGTGTACAGAGTCAATCAATTACTGTTGATCGCCAAATGAGAAGATATGAAGTACCAAGGCTGGCATTTATAAATAAGTTAGATCGAATGGGAGCTGATCCATGGAAGGTTCTTAATCAg gcaAGATCAAAGCTTCGGCATCATAGTGCAGCAGTTCAAATTCCAATTGGTTTGGAAGAGGAATTTCAAGGCCTTGTAGATCTTGTAGAGTTGAAATCTTATTATTTTCATGGTGCAAATGG GGAGAATGTAGTTGCATCTGATATTCCCTCAAATTTAGAGGCATCAGCTGTGGAAAAAAGACGTGAACTGATTGAAGTTGTCTCTGAAGTGGATGATCAACTGgctgaaatttttttgaatgatgaaCCTATGTCACCCAGAGACCTTAAG ATGGCAATCCGTAGGGCGACAATAGCACGTAAATTTGTTCCAGTTTTATATGGGAAGCGCATTCAAAAACAAG ATGTCCTTTACATGCTCACTGCTTACAATTTGAGTCTTCAGGGCGTACAACCACTCCTTGATGGAGTTCTAGACTATTTACCCTGCCCTACTGAAGTTGAAAACCATGCCCTTGATCAAAACAACTCTGAAGAGAGG GTTTTGTTATCTGGAACACCAGCTGGATCACTTGTTGCTTTAGCTTTCAAATTGGAAGAAGGCCGCTTTGGTCAATTGACGTATCTTAG AATCTATGAAGGTGTCATTAAGAAGGGTGAATACATTGTCAACATTAATACTGGGAAGAAAATTAAG GTCCCTCGTTTAGTTCGGATGCATTCCAATGAGATGGAG GACATTCAAGAAGCTTATGCTGGGCAGATTGTTGCTGTTTTTGGTGTAGACTGTGCATCCG GTGATACCTTCACTAATGGCTCAGTTAGATACACCATGACATCCATGAATGTTCCAGAACCAGTAATGTCACTGGCGGTTTCACCTGTATCTAAAGATTCTGGGGGACAAGTAAATTTATCCTGA